One segment of bacterium DNA contains the following:
- the tsaD gene encoding tRNA (adenosine(37)-N6)-threonylcarbamoyltransferase complex transferase subunit TsaD, giving the protein MLVLGIETSCDETAASVVEDGRRMLSNVVSSQIDIHRKYGGVVPELASRKHLETINFVIEQALSQAGYSFKELDGIAVTNGPGLVASLLIGLANAKAIAYAFELPLIGVNHIEGHIFSNFLKHPENKFKTEKLLPPFIALVVSGGHSDLVFVEDYGKYELLGRTRDDAVGESFDKVAKLLHLGYPGGPIIDEISRKGNAEAIKFPLAHMKDDSLDFSFSGLKTAVVNFVKNHKLPTESQSIADIAVCFQRAAIKALVENTFCAIEEKRTKKLVLGGGVASNSHLRDVFKNRAEKNGIELYYPPPALCTDNAVMIGCVGYYKMDYSVARPFKSLEAEANLELKSWN; this is encoded by the coding sequence ATGTTAGTTTTGGGTATTGAGACTTCCTGTGATGAGACGGCTGCCAGCGTGGTGGAAGATGGTCGAAGGATGTTGTCCAATGTGGTCTCTTCCCAGATTGATATCCACAGGAAATATGGGGGAGTTGTTCCTGAACTTGCTTCTCGTAAACATCTGGAGACAATCAATTTCGTTATAGAACAAGCACTTTCCCAAGCAGGATACTCTTTTAAGGAGTTAGACGGCATTGCGGTTACCAATGGACCTGGCTTGGTGGCATCACTATTGATTGGTTTGGCTAATGCTAAGGCTATAGCCTATGCTTTTGAGTTGCCCTTGATTGGGGTTAATCATATAGAAGGACATATTTTTTCTAATTTTTTAAAACATCCCGAAAATAAATTTAAAACTGAGAAGCTCCTGCCTCCTTTTATTGCCCTGGTTGTATCCGGGGGCCATTCTGATTTAGTCTTCGTGGAGGATTACGGAAAATATGAATTGTTGGGACGCACCAGGGACGACGCTGTGGGAGAATCTTTTGATAAGGTTGCCAAGCTTCTCCATCTGGGCTATCCCGGTGGGCCAATAATTGATGAAATTTCCCGAAAAGGAAACGCTGAAGCTATTAAATTTCCTCTGGCTCACATGAAAGACGACTCTTTAGATTTCAGTTTTAGCGGACTTAAGACTGCTGTGGTAAATTTTGTCAAAAATCATAAATTGCCAACAGAGTCCCAGTCAATTGCCGATATTGCTGTTTGCTTCCAGCGAGCTGCCATTAAGGCGCTGGTGGAAAATACTTTTTGTGCGATAGAAGAGAAAAGGACCAAGAAACTCGTTTTGGGAGGAGGAGTGGCTTCAAATTCTCACCTGCGTGATGTTTTCAAAAATCGGGCAGAAAAAAACGGAATAGAACTTTACTATCCACCACCAGCATTGTGTACGGATAATGCAGTAATGATTGGTTGTGTGGGATATTATAAGATGGATTATAGTGTGGCTAGGCCATTTAAGTCTCTTGAGGCTGAAGCCAATTTAGAACTCAAGTCATGGAATTGA
- a CDS encoding divergent polysaccharide deacetylase family protein — protein MPRKRKKKKSKKVPRKKKKSKKIAVFIIITLALAGALYYYFKIRPVDYTNFSQQIDAVVNEELVKLGVTPKDLIKIYREEKKKDNVSWVSVTKEVRVSREIDMENYQKSLADSLRQIRAELYEVELSDKGDLLSMKIGKRSLVMQNLLLRYPLAKYRVSIVIDDLGQRKDLVKNFLRLDIPLNFAILPQLPYSTLLARELKNSGYETILHLPMEPEGYPETDPGLGALLVSMGSSQIESTILKDLKTVPGVSGVSNHEGSRFTANREKMKEALSVLKREGLFFFDSNTSVHSVGEEVARELGMPALSNHVFLDTKDEYKSVCRQLEKLRRRVLKSGTGIAIGHVQRKFTSDALSEYIPKFKEDGIEFVSLSELLKKQ, from the coding sequence ATGCCCAGAAAGAGAAAGAAAAAGAAAAGTAAGAAGGTGCCCAGAAAGAAAAAGAAAAGCAAAAAGATAGCTGTATTTATAATTATAACTCTCGCTCTGGCTGGCGCACTCTACTACTATTTTAAAATTAGACCTGTTGACTATACAAATTTCTCTCAACAGATCGACGCAGTAGTTAATGAAGAACTGGTAAAATTAGGAGTTACTCCTAAAGATTTAATAAAAATTTATAGAGAAGAAAAGAAGAAAGACAATGTTTCCTGGGTCTCGGTGACTAAGGAGGTTCGAGTTTCCCGGGAAATCGATATGGAAAATTACCAAAAATCGCTTGCCGATTCCCTGAGGCAGATAAGAGCTGAGCTTTATGAGGTAGAACTAAGCGATAAAGGGGATTTGCTGAGTATGAAAATTGGAAAGCGTTCATTAGTGATGCAAAATCTCCTTCTCCGTTACCCTTTGGCTAAGTATAGAGTCAGCATTGTAATTGATGACCTCGGCCAACGAAAAGACCTGGTAAAGAATTTCCTGCGTCTGGATATACCATTGAACTTCGCCATTCTGCCTCAACTTCCATATTCTACTCTCCTTGCCAGGGAACTTAAGAATTCAGGGTATGAGACAATTCTCCACCTACCTATGGAGCCTGAGGGCTATCCCGAGACCGATCCCGGGTTGGGAGCATTATTGGTCTCAATGGGCTCTTCTCAAATAGAAAGTACTATCCTGAAAGACCTTAAAACTGTTCCTGGAGTTTCTGGTGTCAGTAACCATGAGGGTTCTCGCTTCACAGCTAATCGTGAAAAGATGAAAGAAGCTCTGAGTGTTCTGAAAAGAGAAGGGCTCTTCTTCTTCGATTCCAATACTTCTGTGCACTCAGTGGGCGAAGAGGTTGCCCGGGAATTGGGAATGCCAGCGCTTTCTAACCATGTTTTTTTGGATACAAAGGACGAATACAAGTCTGTCTGCCGCCAACTGGAGAAGTTACGTCGTAGAGTTCTCAAGTCTGGCACAGGGATAGCTATTGGTCATGTCCAGAGGAAATTTACTTCTGATGCCTTATCAGAGTACATTCCTAAATTCAAAGAAGACGGAATTGAATTTGTGAGTCTATCGGAATTATTAAAGAAACAGTGA
- a CDS encoding S41 family peptidase, whose protein sequence is MFKKRKILWSLGLGLFLLFSLVIVNSKAIQGVVGKGGEIYEQIKLLSEVFTLVRDNYVEPVDAEKLIYGACEGIVSKLDPFSQFMDPTAHQMMKSETEGKFGGLGIRIAIREGRLIVATPLPRTPAYELGILPGDMIMKIEDKDTKDITLSEAVNLLRGKPGTKVTISIFREGEKDLIDFTITRAIIKIESVPDAKMLTDKIGYIELTEFSKETPNEFDKGWKKLRKQGMKSLILDLRYNPGGLLATAVEICRNFIGDGKLIVYTQGRSEEQVIKFFAEKKAKHEKLPLVILVNRGSASGSEIVAGCVQDWKRGIILGEKTFGKASVQSLMPLSDGSGLRLTTAKYYTPNGRLIHDIGIIPDIVVEVPLETMAKLMTQKEKIYGLPKEVKKEEEKEKIKDPQIERAKEILLAQERFSEIERGVEEILEGVEGDAQKEKEKEK, encoded by the coding sequence ATGTTTAAGAAAAGGAAAATTTTGTGGAGTTTAGGATTAGGTTTATTTTTGCTATTTTCTTTAGTAATAGTTAACAGTAAAGCTATTCAAGGTGTGGTAGGAAAGGGAGGCGAGATCTATGAGCAGATAAAATTGTTGAGCGAAGTGTTCACATTGGTCAGGGATAACTATGTGGAACCTGTAGATGCTGAGAAATTGATTTACGGCGCTTGTGAAGGGATAGTGAGCAAATTAGACCCTTTCTCTCAATTTATGGACCCTACGGCTCATCAGATGATGAAATCTGAAACCGAAGGAAAATTCGGAGGATTAGGCATAAGGATTGCTATCCGGGAAGGAAGGTTGATTGTGGCTACTCCCCTTCCCAGGACACCAGCCTATGAATTAGGTATTTTGCCCGGGGATATGATAATGAAAATCGAAGATAAGGACACCAAAGATATTACACTTTCTGAGGCAGTTAATCTTTTGCGGGGAAAGCCGGGGACAAAAGTTACCATCTCCATTTTTCGAGAGGGAGAAAAAGATTTAATAGACTTTACTATAACCAGAGCGATAATAAAGATAGAAAGCGTTCCCGATGCTAAGATGCTCACTGATAAGATAGGTTATATTGAATTGACTGAATTCTCCAAGGAGACACCTAATGAGTTTGATAAGGGCTGGAAAAAATTGAGGAAGCAAGGAATGAAGAGTTTAATTCTCGATTTGAGGTATAATCCCGGAGGATTATTAGCTACTGCCGTAGAGATTTGTAGGAATTTTATCGGCGACGGAAAATTGATTGTTTATACTCAGGGCCGTAGTGAGGAGCAGGTAATTAAATTTTTTGCTGAAAAGAAAGCTAAACATGAGAAGCTACCGTTGGTAATTTTAGTGAATAGGGGTTCGGCTTCGGGGTCAGAGATTGTAGCAGGATGTGTTCAGGATTGGAAGAGAGGCATTATTTTGGGAGAGAAGACGTTCGGCAAGGCTTCTGTGCAGAGTTTGATGCCTTTATCGGATGGCTCTGGTTTGAGATTGACTACTGCTAAGTATTATACCCCCAATGGGCGTTTAATCCACGATATCGGAATCATTCCGGATATCGTTGTGGAAGTCCCTCTGGAGACTATGGCAAAGCTTATGACGCAGAAAGAGAAAATATACGGTTTGCCCAAGGAAGTCAAAAAAGAGGAAGAAAAAGAAAAGATAAAAGATCCACAAATTGAACGGGCAAAGGAAATCTTATTGGCCCAGGAGAGGTTCTCTGAAATAGAGAGAGGAGTCGAAGAAATATTGGAAGGAGTAGAAGGAGATGCCCAGAAAGAGAAAGAAAAAGAAAAGTAA
- the csaB gene encoding polysaccharide pyruvyl transferase CsaB, producing the protein MVNRILVAGYYGFDNGGDELILFSLLNEFKRFNNKIEITILSRNPSKTGRNYKVKAINRWNSLRVALAIFRTDLFVFGGGGLLQDLTSSWSIYYYLGLILLAKLFFKKVFLISQGVGPIRRRISRKVTGIILGFVDLITVRDELSKFELGKLNENLSVSIVPDPLFNLDRFAFTKEVVINEQPTIGVCLQGWGKNERFRERVREICDELVRKIESKIIFIPFHRWEDLKISKDIIGNRTNNYQLLLWQDVEDLFEFYNKIDLILGMRLHSIILACLLGKPFVAISLPKTHPLYDPKVEGFLELLGYKAIDMAVPAVEIAGKVREILANRRKFLEQLSPRVAKLRETSRKNIEMMQSLL; encoded by the coding sequence ATGGTAAATAGAATTCTGGTGGCTGGCTATTATGGTTTCGATAATGGTGGTGATGAGTTGATTCTCTTCTCTTTGCTGAACGAATTTAAAAGGTTCAATAACAAAATAGAGATTACTATCCTCTCTAGAAATCCATCCAAAACTGGCAGAAACTACAAAGTAAAAGCAATAAATCGCTGGAACTCTCTAAGGGTAGCCCTTGCAATTTTTCGCACAGACCTATTTGTTTTTGGTGGAGGAGGGCTTTTGCAAGACCTTACCAGTAGCTGGAGTATCTATTATTATCTGGGATTGATTCTATTGGCTAAGCTATTTTTCAAGAAGGTTTTTCTTATCTCTCAGGGTGTGGGACCGATCAGAAGGAGAATTAGTAGAAAGGTTACGGGAATAATTCTTGGGTTTGTGGATTTAATTACTGTTCGGGACGAATTGTCGAAATTTGAACTGGGAAAACTGAATGAGAACCTTTCAGTTTCTATTGTTCCTGACCCGCTGTTCAATTTGGACAGATTCGCGTTCACAAAAGAGGTAGTTATTAATGAGCAACCCACTATTGGAGTCTGTCTCCAGGGATGGGGAAAGAATGAGAGATTTAGAGAGAGGGTTAGAGAGATATGTGATGAACTGGTAAGAAAGATTGAATCGAAGATTATCTTTATACCTTTCCATAGATGGGAAGACTTGAAGATAAGTAAAGATATAATAGGAAACAGAACGAATAATTACCAATTACTTCTCTGGCAGGACGTTGAAGACCTGTTTGAGTTTTATAATAAGATAGATTTGATACTGGGGATGCGGCTCCATTCAATTATTTTAGCGTGCCTTTTGGGGAAGCCTTTTGTGGCCATCTCTTTACCCAAGACTCATCCCCTCTACGACCCCAAAGTGGAAGGCTTTTTGGAGCTATTAGGTTATAAAGCAATAGATATGGCGGTTCCCGCTGTTGAAATAGCTGGAAAAGTGCGCGAAATTTTGGCAAATCGCCGGAAATTCCTTGAACAACTCTCTCCCAGAGTAGCAAAATTGAGGGAAACTTCCAGAAAAAATATAGAGATGATGCAGAGCTTATTATAA